CATTCAGTTCTGCTACATGATCGTCTTAGTGGCAAAACCTGACGGGAAGATCTATGAAATCTTCTGTTATATTTACTATTATAGTGTGATGGCCAGTGTTGGCTTCATGGTGTGTGTCGCCCTGGAAAGGTAGCTATCTGTTTATCCTGTATGTTTTTAGCTACTTCCATGTGTATGACCATTATATTACCATATAAATCTGAATCTCCTTAAAGTCAGGAATATTCTGTATCTGATGATAGACTATGTATCTTGTGTTTCAGGTATTTGGGCATTGCATGGCCACTGTGGTACCACGTCAGAAGAAGCATCAAGATCTCTTTTGTAGTCTGTGTCGTGGTCTGGACCCTTCCTCTTGTTTATGTCCTTCCTCTCTATTTCTGGGTTAAATTTGAGATCTCAGAAACCATTTTCACTGTCTTCCTCCTCGTTCCTTTCCCACTGCTCATATTCTTCCTGGGTGGGACCCTCAAATCGCTGTTTGCTGCCATCTCGGTTtcctctgatgaaaaacgacgaATTGTGGGAATGTTGGTGCTGGTGCTGCTCATCTACATGCTGCTGTTTCTACCCAACATCATCATGGACTTGAGAGCAGAAACTACTGCTAATCATGAATTCAGCATGctgttttccattcctcttaGGCTCAGTCCTCTTGCAGACTtgattctgtatgttttcatgagGAAAGGGGCCATAGACAAGCTTTTggcctctctgtgttgttgcagaatggacagtgatgataacagcagatcatcagcatgaaagacaacaacatgtacacagtcagctccatgcaggcagagaaagagggagaaagaaaagggagaaaagagatgttaactgtaatgtgtctgaatgttcactaaaatgcacttaaactagcaaacaagaaataaataaagtatttgCTGTATGACaacattaattaaatgtttgtgtcagtTATGCTAAAAGAAAACTACTAACACTGTTTGTTGTCAGCCAGTGGTGTGACCATCACAAGTAGATGAAAAGGAAACATTGTTTTGATTATGTTGTGAGAGAAGTGGTTGGTGGGAAATGTTTGTCCATGCAGGTTAACTTTTTCTGGTTCATTGTTAGGGCTTCAACAAATGTGCATTAAGTTGATGTCTATCATTATTATCCTCtgaaggggacataacatgctttttgtgattttctgtcatttatattcataatttaagTCTGCCAAGGAGCAGCTTTctggagctggccaatcagaacagagtgggctcatcaggaggggggccttaaagagacagaagctaaaacggctgtttcagacagaggctgaactgaggggctgcataaaggggcagtattagataaataaggagttttttgaactgtaagtcatgcagaaatattccagtagagccccagaataaaactatagacctggaaatgtgcatgttatgtcccctttaatcaaAGAAGCAAACCAGATATTATTTGTTGATCAACTGAGCTGTTCAACACCATGATCACCCCGTTATTATAGCTGCCACTCCGTCTTATTTATACAAAGAGATCATAATATCAAGTCtatggactttttttctttggccTCTCATTTACATTATATGTTACTTTTTTCCTACCTATAACGGTGTATGTCTATTATTGTGTGTGGGGTATTTTTATGCACACAAGTTAAACAACATatgatttacttttttttattaaataaagttatattttaGGGGGTTTTATGGTTGGCATGCTATGGCTTGACAATATAGATATAATCTTATATCACAGTACTTTTATAAGAAATTgtaaatttcctggaaattcaATACAAATATGTTTCTAGACAAAAACATTTGCTTTTGACTAACTGTGTGAATTAAATctaacaaatcaacaaaatttCTGCTGGTTGTCTCTggtatatatcatcatatagcCCAACTCTACTGTTGTGTAATACTATGGAGgcattttgcttcttttttttttttccaaattactGAATTATGTTCTCATACTTTTTTAGATAATAATTTGGGCAgaaattatatcatatttttcaaTATAAGTTACAGTAGTGAGGCCTACTGTACATTTCCCCCTTCTATAACTTGTTGATTACCAACTGTTGCACTAATCAGCTGacactgcaacagcagagatccaacaaaaacatatttcccacAATCTCTTTAAATACTTTGGCTTTCTGCAGGGTGACACTTTATaaggaaaaacatgcattttcagaAGATAACGTATGATTGCTAAGAGCTTAAGATTACTACTTGATTAGTTGTATAGTGTACAAAAAAGATGATTAATTATAGTTGttgtaatgtatttaatcaTATGTGATTAaagaacagtttaaaaaaacaagtattgAGTGATTTCAACTCCATTCAGAgcacacatctgtcattttacTCTCCCCAGCCCAAAATACCTGTTTGGTTAGTCCACAGATAACTTTGGAACTGaaatcttgtattttaaagttttctctctgactttttaGGCATTACTGTGACTGAATTTCATCAATTCTGCACACTTTATGTGCATTGCAATGGCAGAACTGAAAAGGTTTTGGCTAACCTGAAAGATAAAAACTCATTTAGAGCAACAAACAGTCCTGATTGTCtgctcatatgaaaaaaaaaaaaaaaacatgactacATGACATATTTCCATCCAGCCTGAATGATACCTTCATATAACTGATTAGATGTATAGGTTAAAAGGTTATGGAGTGAGTTATCCTATGACCAACTTTTGTGATATTacactgtataaaatattgctCAGTAGGTCCAAGTGGACGAGATAAGACTTGTATCTGTACCAGTTTTGTTTGAGTATCTCTTGTAGTTTACGTTCAgatttgcatttattcatgtgggaaacacttttatccaaagtgacgtTCAAATAAGATACATGGAAAAGTTCAACCCTAAAAAGGCAGCTGTCTCATGCtgttgttaaagtgtatgcagcagctgtttcctcctgagAGTTTTGGCTATAGACCTGTCTCTGTCCCCCAGTGGAAAGTGCCGGTGGTGCACGAGGCCCTAGTGATTGATCCCTATGAGCCTCTGGAGTGCTCCTCTCTGAAGGCGTTGTCATTCAAaacagctttgctgcttgcgCTGACCTCAGCTATGAGAGTGAGCGAACTGTGCGCCCTGTCGGTTCACCCTAGCTGTTTCGTGGTGACCACAGCGGGGCTACTCTCAGACCGCCTGACTGATTTTTATAACTATCAGATTTATAGTTTCTAACCCTCTGACACTACAGAGATCCAACAGGACACTCATACAAGTCAAGAGGTTATTTTGAAAGCCATGATCCTGTAAAAGGCCACAAGGCTGCgaaatgtcagttttattcCTTTTCAGTGTCTAATACAGATATCCAGCGTCCATTGTTGGCTTTCATCGTACTCTTCCGATATCAAACTAACAAGTGGCAGTTTTTGCTCTGAGTAAAATATTGTGAGGTTTATTTGAGTGATATTCCTGTCTGTTAACATCAGTGTTGAGCTGAATattagaagaaaaaacaagaatttaacGCAGACATGACAAgaattaattatcatttattatgCATGCTATTGTTATGCTAATATGTATCAAACCTGCTTTGACCCCCGAAGTGATGAAA
This genomic stretch from Thunnus albacares chromosome 14, fThuAlb1.1, whole genome shotgun sequence harbors:
- the LOC122997393 gene encoding G-protein coupled receptor 4-like; the encoded protein is MCSFIPASLKVQNNNVAPIFIINLLISDIIQFCYMIVLVAKPDGKIYEIFCYIYYYSVMASVGFMVCVALERYLGIAWPLWYHVRRSIKISFVVCVVVWTLPLVYVLPLYFWVKFEISETIFTVFLLVPFPLLIFFLGGTLKSLFAAISVSSDEKRRIVGMLVLWKVPVVHEALVIDPYEPLECSSLKALSFKTALLLALTSAMRVSELCALSVHPSCFVVTTAGLLSDRLTDFYNYQIYSF